The Streptomyces sp. R28 region GACGGCGAACGGAGTCGTCATGACGCGGAACCGGGAGAGCGCGACGCCCGCTCGGCGAGCCGGGGCTCCCCGGCTGCGCCCGGTCGGGGAGAGCCCGATTCAACCGGGCTCGCGGGAACCGCACGCGCACAACAACCAGGAACCGCCCCGTGATCGCAGCCAGGCGATTCTCGAGGCGGCGAAGCAGGTCGGCGCGCTCCTCAAACGCAACGGGCACACGTTCGCTCTGGCCGGAAGCGTCGCCGTCTACGCCCACGGCGGCAGCGGTCACCTGCGGCACGACGCCGACTTCTGCGTACGCCGCGCAGACGCCGAAGCCGTGGCGGACACGCTGACCGAAGCGGGCCTCACGGTGCGGACGCCGCCGGAGGACTGGCTGCTGAAGACCACGTGCCTCGGCCAGGAGGTCGACCTGCTCTTCGAGCTCGGGCACCGCTCGGTCACCTCGGACATGCTGGCCCGGGCTCAGGATCTCCCGGTCGACTCGGTGCACATGCCCGTCCTGGCGGCGACGGATCTCATGCGGGCGCTCATCGAGCCCTTCTCCGAGCACCACTGCGACTTCGGGCCGGTGCTCGCCGCGGCCCGCGCCCTGCGCGAGAAGGTCGACTGGGCGGACGTACGAAGGTCCTGCGGGGACAGACCGATGCCTGCCGCGTTCTTCTTCCTGCTGGAACGCCTGAACGTCATCGCCCCAGAGAAGGAGCCCCGATGAGCGGATACGCCGCCCCGCCCGCTCCCGGCGCCGGCGGAGCGCAGAACCTGGACTACCGCGTGGCCCATCTCGCCGACCACCTGGCCGCCGGGGACCTCGGCGAGCTGGGGGTGCGGATCGAGATCCGCGGCGAAGCGGTTCTGCTGACCGGCACCGTGCCGTCCGTGCAGTGTCGTGACGATG contains the following coding sequences:
- a CDS encoding BON domain-containing protein encodes the protein MSGYAAPPAPGAGGAQNLDYRVAHLADHLAAGDLGELGVRIEIRGEAVLLTGTVPSVQCRDDVLRMARDELPGTPVHCDIVVADASAPDHAEEVE